A single region of the Solwaraspora sp. WMMD791 genome encodes:
- a CDS encoding beta-ketoacyl-ACP synthase III produces the protein MTGSRIVALGHYQPSRVVTNDELAQLVDTNDAWIRDRVGIVTRRIADSETVSDMAAAAADKALANAGLTPDDIDLVVVATCTAIDRSPNVACRVAARLGIHAPGAYDINTACSGFSYALGTVDHAVRAGAARNAIVIGAEKLSDFTNWTDRSTCIIFGDGAGAAVVTATSGSEPSGIGPVVWGSAPDKSDAVRIEGWRPYVEQEGQSVFRWATTALAPLALQACERAGVDPGDIAAFVPHQANARIIDGIAKRLGMPNAIVAKDIVESGNTSAASVPLALSKLVERREIPSGAPVLLFGFGGGLTYAGQVVRCP, from the coding sequence ATGACCGGATCACGGATCGTAGCCCTCGGGCACTACCAGCCGTCCCGGGTGGTGACCAACGACGAACTTGCCCAACTGGTCGACACCAACGACGCCTGGATCCGCGACCGGGTCGGGATCGTCACCCGACGCATCGCCGACTCGGAGACCGTCTCCGACATGGCGGCCGCGGCGGCGGACAAGGCGCTGGCCAACGCCGGCCTCACCCCCGACGACATCGACCTGGTGGTGGTGGCCACCTGCACGGCCATCGACCGCAGCCCCAACGTGGCCTGCCGGGTCGCCGCCCGGCTGGGCATCCACGCCCCCGGTGCCTACGACATCAACACCGCCTGCTCCGGGTTCAGCTACGCACTCGGCACGGTCGACCATGCGGTACGGGCCGGCGCGGCTCGCAACGCCATCGTCATCGGCGCGGAGAAGCTCTCCGACTTCACCAACTGGACCGACCGTTCCACCTGCATCATCTTCGGCGACGGCGCCGGTGCCGCGGTGGTCACCGCCACCAGCGGCAGCGAGCCCAGTGGAATCGGCCCGGTGGTCTGGGGCTCGGCCCCGGACAAGAGCGACGCGGTCCGGATCGAAGGCTGGCGGCCCTACGTCGAGCAGGAAGGCCAGTCGGTGTTCCGCTGGGCGACCACGGCGCTGGCGCCACTGGCCCTGCAGGCCTGCGAGCGGGCCGGCGTGGACCCGGGCGACATCGCCGCCTTCGTCCCGCACCAGGCCAACGCCCGGATCATCGACGGCATCGCCAAGCGGCTCGGCATGCCCAACGCGATCGTCGCCAAGGACATCGTCGAGTCCGGCAACACCTCGGCGGCCAGCGTACCGCTGGCCTTGTCCAAACTGGTCGAACGGCGGGAGATCCCGTCGGGCGCCCCGGTGCTGCTGTTCGGCTTCGGCGGCGGCCTCACCTACGCCGGGCAGGTTGTCCGCTGTCCCTGA
- a CDS encoding alpha/beta hydrolase, translated as MTDVDGRREFAVRLPDAAVLHGEISGPPDARLTVILLHGWTLDLHTWHRQAAVLAGCPGVQVVAYDARGHGRSTSTCLATMTLERLGDDLAEVVRRVGGAGPVVLAGHSMGGMTIMEYAHRHPQEFADRVAGLVFVATTAQGHTHTVYGLAPPVARLVRICELAGAGVLARCGTWRPHQDLLRPLRPTLRWLLFGDSCDPDDLALTTTAVSRATLRAIGGYRASIGAQQRLSTLAAIGDLPAAVLVGDRDRLTPPVCAESIAEALVDTDLTVCPGGGHMLMMERPDEITAALRGVLDRVGVGTGSAGANEAVGALHGAVVGGPTRHRGGARTVTS; from the coding sequence GTGACCGACGTTGACGGGCGGCGGGAGTTCGCCGTACGGCTGCCGGACGCGGCGGTGCTGCACGGCGAGATCTCCGGGCCGCCGGACGCCCGGCTGACGGTGATCCTGCTGCACGGCTGGACCCTCGACCTGCACACCTGGCACCGCCAGGCCGCCGTACTGGCCGGGTGCCCCGGCGTACAGGTGGTGGCCTACGACGCCCGCGGCCACGGTCGGTCGACGTCCACCTGTCTGGCCACGATGACCCTGGAACGCCTCGGTGACGACCTGGCCGAGGTGGTCCGCCGGGTGGGTGGCGCCGGCCCGGTGGTCCTGGCCGGGCATTCGATGGGCGGCATGACGATCATGGAGTACGCGCACCGGCACCCGCAGGAGTTCGCCGATCGGGTGGCCGGGCTGGTGTTCGTGGCCACCACCGCACAGGGGCACACCCACACGGTCTACGGACTGGCTCCGCCGGTCGCCCGGCTGGTGCGGATCTGTGAGTTGGCCGGCGCGGGTGTGCTCGCCCGGTGTGGCACCTGGCGACCACACCAGGACCTGCTGCGTCCGCTGCGCCCGACGCTGCGGTGGCTGCTGTTCGGCGATTCCTGCGATCCGGATGACCTGGCGCTGACCACGACGGCGGTGAGCCGGGCCACGCTGCGGGCGATCGGCGGCTACCGGGCGTCGATCGGTGCCCAGCAGCGGCTGTCCACCCTGGCGGCGATCGGCGACCTACCGGCCGCGGTGCTGGTCGGCGACCGCGACCGGTTGACCCCCCCGGTCTGCGCCGAGTCCATCGCCGAGGCGCTGGTCGATACCGACCTGACGGTGTGCCCGGGCGGCGGACACATGCTGATGATGGAGCGGCCGGACGAGATCACCGCGGCCCTGCGGGGCGTCCTCGACCGGGTCGGCGTCGGGACCGGGTCGGCGGGGGCCAACGAGGCGGTCGGTGCCCTACACGGCGCCGTGGTCGGTGGCCCTACACGGCATCGAGGTGGCGCGCGGACGGTAACGTCGTAA
- a CDS encoding DUF3145 domain-containing protein, with product MPTRGVVYVHSTPLAVCPHVEWAISRVLVAPVNLQWTAQPLDPNGRRAECGWSGRAGTGAELAAALRQWPMIRFEVTEEPSPGADGERFMYVPGRGLFRATTGAAGDIQLGEDRIRAIMAASPAPEAVAHALDKALGTAWDTELEPYRHAGEGAPVTLLTRVG from the coding sequence GTGCCAACGCGTGGCGTCGTATACGTCCACTCGACCCCGCTCGCCGTGTGCCCACACGTCGAATGGGCGATATCGCGCGTCCTCGTCGCGCCGGTCAACCTGCAGTGGACGGCGCAACCGCTCGACCCGAACGGGCGGCGCGCCGAATGCGGCTGGTCCGGCCGCGCCGGGACCGGGGCCGAGCTGGCTGCTGCCCTGCGCCAGTGGCCGATGATCCGGTTCGAGGTGACCGAGGAGCCCAGCCCGGGTGCCGACGGGGAGCGCTTCATGTACGTGCCCGGACGGGGGCTGTTCCGGGCGACGACCGGAGCGGCCGGCGACATCCAGCTCGGCGAGGACCGGATCCGGGCGATCATGGCTGCCTCCCCGGCACCGGAGGCGGTCGCCCACGCGTTGGACAAGGCCCTGGGGACCGCCTGGGACACCGAGCTCGAGCCGTACCGGCACGCCGGCGAGGGAGCGCCGGTGACGTTGCTCACCCGGGTAGGGTGA
- a CDS encoding acyl carrier protein, translated as MTRDEITAGLAEILEEVAGVNPDDVAGDKSFTDDLDVDSLSMVEVVVAAEEKFGVKIPDNEVQNLKTVGDAVAYIEAQA; from the coding sequence ATGACCCGTGACGAGATCACCGCAGGCCTCGCCGAGATCCTCGAAGAGGTCGCCGGAGTCAACCCGGACGACGTGGCCGGCGACAAGTCTTTCACCGACGACCTGGACGTCGACTCCCTGTCCATGGTCGAGGTCGTGGTGGCCGCCGAGGAGAAGTTCGGCGTGAAGATCCCGGACAACGAGGTGCAGAACCTCAAGACCGTGGGCGACGCCGTCGCCTACATCGAAGCGCAGGCGTGA
- a CDS encoding glycoside hydrolase family 3 N-terminal domain-containing protein, giving the protein MTGVLPSPRVTIAALLLAAVGVATGCAEAGTGTPNTTPSSADESSAAPTSTAEPATPAARLAATLSDEDLVGQVLMPYAYGASATEVSTGSAAGNRKLAGVDTPAEMIERYRLGGLILVGFSADDPTGSNQPTTNVDDTAQVRQLTTGLQQAAGRLPAAALPDGGGELPLLIGTDQEFGIVTRITQGVTILPSAMAAGAAGRPELTEAAWRAAGTELAALGVNVDFAPVADVLGVDSTVIGSRSYSADPAVAAAQVGAAVRGLQAAGVAATLKHFPGHGHTAVDSHGDLPVLDQDRDALGAADLPPFVAGIDAGAGLVMSGHLDVTAVDPGVAATFSRKVLTDLLRGELGFDGVAVTDGMNMAPAQVLPPGEAAVAAINAGNDLILMPPNVSAAYDGLLAALRDGSLPRERLQQAVTRVLTLKQRLAGAAAPPMTVLGAAGHYAAARQLAAAAITQVRGSCSGVDGPVTVTASEGRDRTRALLVEALRAGGVEVVDRGGTVVHLVGYGDGTADLSAGAAVTVAMDTPYLLASSRSPSLLATYSSSPASMEALADVLRGAAPAPGRLPVPVEGLPATSCTG; this is encoded by the coding sequence ATGACCGGTGTGCTCCCCTCACCCCGAGTAACAATCGCTGCGCTGCTGCTTGCTGCCGTAGGCGTCGCCACCGGCTGCGCCGAAGCGGGCACCGGGACCCCGAACACCACCCCCAGCAGTGCCGACGAGTCGTCCGCCGCGCCGACGTCGACGGCCGAGCCGGCGACCCCCGCCGCTCGACTAGCCGCCACACTCAGTGACGAGGACCTGGTGGGGCAGGTGCTCATGCCGTACGCCTACGGGGCCTCCGCCACGGAGGTCTCGACGGGTTCGGCGGCCGGCAACCGCAAGCTCGCCGGAGTGGACACCCCCGCCGAGATGATCGAGCGGTACCGGCTCGGCGGTCTGATCCTGGTCGGGTTCTCCGCTGACGACCCCACCGGCAGCAACCAGCCCACCACCAACGTCGACGACACGGCCCAGGTCCGACAGCTGACCACCGGGCTGCAGCAGGCGGCCGGGCGGCTGCCCGCCGCGGCGCTGCCCGACGGCGGTGGCGAGCTGCCCCTGCTGATCGGCACCGACCAGGAGTTCGGCATCGTCACCCGGATCACCCAGGGCGTGACGATCCTGCCCAGCGCCATGGCGGCCGGCGCTGCCGGGCGGCCGGAACTGACCGAGGCGGCCTGGCGGGCGGCCGGTACCGAACTCGCCGCGCTCGGGGTCAACGTCGACTTCGCTCCGGTGGCCGACGTGCTCGGCGTCGACAGCACGGTGATCGGGTCCCGTTCCTACAGCGCCGACCCGGCCGTGGCCGCCGCACAGGTCGGTGCCGCCGTGCGGGGGCTGCAGGCCGCTGGGGTGGCCGCCACCCTCAAACACTTCCCGGGGCACGGGCACACCGCCGTCGACTCGCACGGCGACCTGCCCGTGCTCGACCAGGACCGGGACGCACTCGGTGCGGCCGACCTCCCGCCGTTCGTCGCCGGTATCGACGCCGGGGCCGGCCTGGTGATGTCCGGCCACCTCGACGTGACCGCCGTGGATCCGGGGGTCGCCGCCACCTTCTCCCGCAAGGTGCTCACCGACCTGCTCCGGGGCGAACTCGGGTTCGACGGTGTCGCGGTGACCGACGGGATGAACATGGCCCCGGCCCAGGTGCTGCCGCCGGGCGAGGCGGCGGTCGCCGCGATCAACGCCGGCAACGACCTGATCCTGATGCCGCCGAACGTCTCCGCCGCCTACGACGGGCTGCTCGCCGCGCTCCGCGACGGATCCCTGCCCCGGGAACGCCTGCAGCAGGCGGTCACCCGGGTCCTGACCCTCAAGCAGCGCCTCGCCGGGGCTGCCGCACCGCCGATGACCGTGCTCGGCGCGGCCGGGCACTACGCTGCGGCCCGCCAGCTGGCGGCGGCCGCGATCACCCAGGTACGCGGCTCCTGCTCCGGCGTCGACGGCCCGGTCACGGTCACCGCGTCGGAGGGTCGGGACCGGACCCGGGCATTGCTGGTGGAGGCGCTGCGCGCCGGCGGGGTCGAGGTCGTCGACCGGGGCGGAACGGTGGTGCACCTGGTCGGCTACGGCGACGGCACCGCCGACCTGAGCGCCGGCGCGGCGGTCACCGTGGCGATGGACACCCCCTACCTGCTCGCCAGTTCCCGGTCACCGTCGCTGCTGGCGACGTACTCGTCGAGCCCGGCGTCGATGGAGGCCCTGGCGGACGTGCTGCGGGGGGCGGCACCGGCCCCGGGCCGGTTGCCGGTGCCGGTCGAGGGCCTTCCCGCGACCAGCTGCACCGGCTGA
- a CDS encoding cation diffusion facilitator family transporter, translated as MGAGHDHGAGTAGQRHYGRLWVAFVLLAVFMVVEAVAALLTGSLALLSDAGHMFTDVLGIGMALAAIAAARRASDDPQRTFGLYRLEVLAALANAVLLAGVAGYVMVEAVHRFADPEPVPAGPMLVVAVAGLVANLVAFGLLRSGAKESLNVRGAYLEVLGDLLGSVGVIVAALVIATTGWWYADPVVAVAVGALILPRTWRLARSALRVLVQAAPEHVDVPRVRARLAAVPGVCDVHDLHVWTLTPGMEVASAHLATVAGAEVGGVLRDARQALHEEFGIDHATLQVEPLSPADPCGPADW; from the coding sequence ATGGGTGCGGGACACGATCACGGTGCGGGCACCGCCGGGCAGCGACACTACGGGCGGTTGTGGGTCGCGTTCGTCCTGCTGGCGGTCTTCATGGTCGTCGAGGCGGTGGCCGCGCTGCTCACCGGCTCCCTGGCACTGCTCTCCGACGCCGGACACATGTTCACCGACGTCCTCGGCATCGGCATGGCGCTGGCCGCGATCGCCGCCGCCCGCCGCGCGTCCGACGATCCGCAGCGCACCTTCGGCCTCTACCGACTCGAGGTGCTCGCCGCCCTGGCGAACGCGGTGCTGCTCGCCGGGGTCGCCGGCTACGTCATGGTCGAGGCGGTCCACCGGTTCGCCGACCCGGAACCGGTGCCCGCCGGCCCGATGCTGGTGGTGGCGGTGGCGGGACTGGTCGCCAACCTGGTCGCGTTCGGGCTGCTGCGCTCCGGCGCCAAAGAGAGTCTCAACGTCCGGGGCGCCTATCTGGAGGTGCTCGGCGATCTACTCGGCTCGGTCGGGGTGATCGTGGCGGCCCTCGTGATCGCCACCACCGGCTGGTGGTACGCCGACCCAGTGGTGGCCGTCGCCGTCGGAGCGTTGATCCTGCCCCGGACCTGGCGGCTGGCCCGCTCCGCGCTGCGGGTGCTGGTCCAGGCCGCACCGGAACACGTCGACGTGCCCCGGGTGCGGGCCCGGCTGGCCGCCGTACCGGGCGTGTGCGACGTGCACGACCTGCACGTCTGGACTCTCACCCCGGGGATGGAGGTGGCTTCGGCGCATCTGGCCACCGTGGCCGGTGCCGAGGTCGGCGGAGTGCTGCGCGACGCCCGGCAGGCACTGCACGAAGAGTTCGGGATCGACCACGCAACGCTGCAGGTCGAGCCACTGTCACCTGCGGACCCCTGCGGACCGGCGGACTGGTGA
- a CDS encoding carbonic anhydrase codes for MSPPPPPPPPPPQPPQSPRSRTPRPSGPPPPDHPGPAEALAELLAGNRRFVTGQPRHGHDISAAAASAALGEQHPIAFVLGCIDSRVPLEAIFDQTFGSICVGRSGAQVLDQAIIGSIEFAVGALGVPLVVVLGHERCGAVASTIAAERSGARPSGNVGYLVEQIAPAVAQVGLDDPDVQPLAVRAHVQRTVRALREVPALAAALAAGRIDVAGGVYDLGNGQVEILD; via the coding sequence ATGTCGCCACCGCCACCGCCACCGCCACCGCCACCTCAGCCACCTCAGTCGCCGCGGTCGCGGACACCGCGCCCGAGCGGCCCACCACCGCCGGATCACCCCGGACCAGCCGAGGCGCTGGCCGAACTGCTCGCCGGGAACCGTCGGTTCGTTACCGGACAGCCCCGGCACGGCCACGACATCTCCGCCGCCGCAGCCAGCGCCGCGCTCGGTGAGCAGCATCCGATCGCCTTCGTGCTGGGCTGCATCGACTCCCGGGTGCCGTTGGAGGCGATCTTCGACCAGACCTTCGGCTCGATCTGTGTCGGCCGGTCCGGTGCCCAGGTGCTGGATCAGGCGATCATCGGCTCGATCGAGTTCGCGGTCGGTGCGCTCGGCGTACCGCTGGTGGTCGTCCTCGGGCACGAACGCTGTGGCGCGGTGGCCTCGACGATCGCCGCCGAGCGCTCCGGTGCCCGACCGTCGGGCAACGTCGGCTACCTGGTCGAGCAGATCGCCCCGGCGGTGGCCCAGGTCGGGCTGGACGATCCGGACGTGCAGCCGCTCGCGGTCCGGGCCCACGTACAGCGGACCGTACGGGCGTTGCGGGAGGTACCGGCGCTCGCCGCGGCCCTGGCCGCCGGGCGGATCGACGTGGCCGGCGGCGTCTACGACCTCGGCAACGGACAGGTGGAGATCCTCGACTGA
- the fabF gene encoding beta-ketoacyl-ACP synthase II codes for MTMVDVVVTGLGATTPLGGDVASTWDAMLNGKSGVGPLTHEWAAQLPVRIAAELAVDPAERLDRVKLRRLDRSEAIALIAAGEAWADAGLADADVDRERLGVTVGSGIGGALTLLAQDDILEASGPRRVSPHTVPMLMPNGPAAWVGLELGAQAGVHSVASACATGAEAIALGLDMIRAGRADIVVAGGTEAVVHGLPIAGFAAMRAMSTRNDDPQRASRPWDRARDGFVLGEGAGILVLERAEHAAARGARVYARLAGAGITSDGYDMVQPHPEGLGAARAIRLALADAGVSGTDIAHVNAHATSTPAGDLAELVALRSAVGDHPVLTATKSMSGHLLGAAGALESIATILTIRDSVVPPTVNLDDPDEQLDLDVAAHKARPLDVPAALNNSFGFGGHNVALVFTRP; via the coding sequence GTGACGATGGTCGACGTCGTCGTCACCGGACTCGGCGCGACGACCCCGCTCGGCGGGGACGTCGCGTCGACCTGGGATGCCATGCTCAACGGCAAGTCCGGAGTCGGCCCGCTCACCCACGAGTGGGCCGCGCAGCTACCGGTCCGGATCGCCGCCGAACTGGCGGTGGATCCCGCCGAACGGCTGGACCGGGTCAAACTGCGCCGACTCGACCGCTCCGAGGCGATCGCGCTGATCGCCGCCGGTGAGGCGTGGGCGGACGCTGGGCTGGCCGACGCCGACGTCGACCGGGAACGCCTCGGCGTCACCGTCGGCTCCGGGATCGGCGGCGCGCTCACCCTGCTGGCCCAGGACGACATCCTGGAAGCCTCCGGGCCGCGCCGCGTCTCGCCGCACACCGTACCGATGCTGATGCCCAACGGCCCGGCGGCCTGGGTCGGGCTGGAGCTCGGCGCCCAGGCCGGGGTGCACTCGGTGGCCAGTGCCTGCGCCACCGGTGCCGAGGCCATCGCGTTGGGGCTGGACATGATCCGCGCCGGTCGCGCCGACATCGTGGTGGCCGGCGGCACCGAGGCGGTCGTGCACGGCCTGCCGATCGCCGGCTTCGCCGCGATGCGGGCGATGTCCACCCGCAACGACGACCCGCAGCGGGCGTCCCGGCCGTGGGACCGCGCCCGCGACGGGTTCGTTCTCGGCGAAGGCGCCGGCATCCTGGTGCTGGAGCGCGCCGAACACGCCGCCGCGCGCGGTGCCCGCGTCTACGCCCGGCTGGCCGGGGCCGGGATCACCTCCGACGGGTACGACATGGTGCAGCCGCACCCTGAAGGGCTGGGTGCGGCGCGGGCGATCCGGCTGGCGCTGGCCGACGCCGGCGTCTCCGGCACCGACATCGCGCACGTCAACGCGCACGCGACCTCGACCCCGGCCGGTGACCTGGCCGAGTTGGTGGCCCTGCGGTCGGCCGTCGGTGACCACCCGGTGCTGACCGCCACCAAGTCGATGTCGGGTCACCTGCTCGGGGCGGCCGGCGCGTTGGAGTCGATCGCCACGATCCTGACGATCCGCGACAGCGTGGTACCGCCGACGGTCAACCTGGACGACCCCGACGAGCAGCTCGACCTCGACGTGGCCGCGCACAAGGCCCGGCCGCTGGACGTACCCGCCGCGCTGAACAACTCGTTCGGCTTCGGTGGCCACAACGTGGCGCTCGTCTTCACCCGGCCCTGA
- a CDS encoding AAA family ATPase has product MTDATTLDQEIAVEQRHVDRVYARLAQMRSDAVRAERDGYRLAGVGNVGALVERDAMVFHAARRRHLLDAEHEGLVFGRLDLRGGTVLHVGRLGIRGERAEPLLIDWRAPAAAAFYRATPARPQGVVRRRTISSRGERVTGVSDDLLDPGSAPAGMRVVGDGALLATLARAKGRGMRDIVATIQQEQDQAIRSPASGVTVVSGGPGTGKTAVALHRAAYLLYADRSRFAGGGILVVGPTAVFVEYIAAVLPALGEESATLRSLGSLVPHVSATRTDPAATAVVKGSLRMRRVLERAVRDAVPDGPTELRLLYRGQLLRLREAELNGIRARALPRGARRNEVRRAGIDGLFDALWAQARQLVAAARLPSQAEFEDELSDRDDFRDFIKAWWPRLLPRHVLAWLARPERLRRYAQGILEPAEVRLLGESLRDLAEQGPTIADVALLDELAELLGRPPQPKRRQQDPFRLAGGVREVTTFADRERAARAAARERPTDYREYAHVVVDEAQDVSPMQWRMIGRRGRLASWTVVGDPAQTAWTGDPAELAQARDRALGRRPRQEFQLTTNYRNPAEIFELAAEVIRTVAPDAALPTAVRSTGVPPRREQVDAAALPAAVRRAAAALLAEVEGTVGVIAAVARSDEVAGWLAAELADPRLQVVSSLQAKGMEYDGVVLVAGAEIRAESAAGVRTLYVALSRATQRLVTIDPAPVVG; this is encoded by the coding sequence TTGACCGACGCCACCACGCTGGACCAGGAGATCGCCGTCGAGCAACGGCACGTCGACCGGGTGTACGCCCGGTTGGCGCAGATGCGCTCCGACGCGGTGCGCGCCGAACGTGACGGCTACCGGCTGGCCGGCGTCGGCAACGTCGGCGCGCTGGTGGAGCGCGACGCGATGGTGTTCCACGCGGCCCGGCGGCGACACCTGCTCGACGCCGAGCACGAAGGACTGGTCTTCGGTCGGCTGGACCTGCGCGGAGGGACCGTACTGCACGTGGGCCGGCTCGGGATCCGCGGCGAGCGGGCCGAGCCGTTGCTGATCGACTGGCGGGCGCCGGCGGCGGCGGCGTTCTACCGGGCCACCCCGGCCCGGCCGCAGGGGGTCGTACGCCGACGCACCATCTCCTCCCGGGGCGAACGGGTCACCGGGGTGTCGGACGACCTGCTCGACCCCGGATCCGCGCCGGCGGGGATGCGGGTGGTCGGTGACGGGGCGCTGCTGGCCACCCTGGCGCGGGCCAAGGGGCGGGGGATGCGCGACATCGTGGCCACCATCCAACAGGAGCAGGACCAGGCGATCCGGTCACCGGCGTCGGGGGTGACGGTGGTATCCGGCGGGCCCGGCACCGGCAAGACCGCAGTGGCGCTGCACCGGGCGGCGTACCTGCTCTATGCCGACCGGAGCCGGTTCGCCGGCGGCGGCATCCTGGTGGTCGGGCCGACGGCGGTGTTCGTCGAGTACATCGCCGCCGTACTGCCCGCGCTCGGAGAGGAGAGCGCCACCTTGCGGTCGTTGGGTTCACTGGTGCCGCACGTGTCGGCGACCCGGACCGATCCGGCGGCTACCGCCGTGGTGAAGGGATCGCTACGGATGCGGCGGGTGCTGGAGCGGGCGGTCCGCGACGCCGTACCCGACGGGCCGACCGAGCTGCGGCTGCTCTACCGGGGGCAGCTGCTGCGGCTGCGCGAGGCCGAACTGAACGGGATCCGGGCGCGGGCGCTGCCCCGGGGTGCCCGCCGCAACGAGGTGCGCCGGGCCGGCATCGACGGACTCTTCGACGCGCTGTGGGCACAGGCACGCCAGCTCGTCGCGGCGGCGCGGCTGCCGAGTCAGGCCGAGTTCGAGGACGAGCTGTCCGACCGGGACGATTTCCGGGATTTCATCAAGGCCTGGTGGCCACGGCTACTGCCCCGGCACGTGCTGGCCTGGCTGGCCCGTCCAGAGCGGCTGCGCCGTTACGCGCAGGGGATCCTCGAGCCGGCGGAGGTCAGGTTGCTCGGTGAGTCGTTGCGGGACCTGGCCGAGCAGGGTCCGACGATCGCCGACGTCGCGCTGCTCGACGAGTTGGCCGAGTTGCTCGGTCGACCGCCGCAGCCCAAGCGCCGCCAGCAGGATCCGTTCCGGCTCGCCGGTGGGGTACGCGAGGTGACGACGTTCGCCGACCGGGAGCGCGCGGCGCGGGCGGCGGCGCGGGAACGGCCGACGGACTACCGGGAGTACGCCCACGTGGTGGTCGACGAGGCCCAGGACGTCTCGCCGATGCAGTGGCGGATGATCGGCCGTCGGGGACGGCTCGCCTCGTGGACGGTGGTCGGGGACCCGGCGCAGACGGCGTGGACCGGGGATCCCGCCGAGCTGGCTCAGGCCCGCGACCGGGCGTTGGGTCGCCGACCCCGGCAGGAGTTCCAGCTGACCACCAACTACCGCAACCCGGCGGAGATCTTCGAGCTGGCGGCCGAGGTGATCCGTACCGTCGCTCCGGACGCCGCGCTGCCGACGGCGGTGCGCTCGACCGGGGTGCCGCCACGCCGCGAGCAGGTCGACGCCGCCGCGCTACCGGCGGCGGTCCGCCGGGCGGCCGCCGCGCTGCTCGCCGAGGTGGAGGGGACGGTGGGGGTGATCGCCGCAGTGGCCCGAAGCGACGAGGTCGCCGGCTGGCTGGCCGCCGAACTGGCCGACCCGCGCCTGCAGGTCGTGTCGAGTCTGCAGGCAAAGGGCATGGAGTACGACGGGGTGGTGCTGGTCGCGGGAGCGGAGATCCGTGCCGAGTCGGCCGCGGGCGTACGGACGTTGTACGTGGCGCTGTCCCGGGCGACCCAACGGCTGGTGACCATCGATCCGGCGCCGGTCGTCGGCTGA
- a CDS encoding acyltransferase domain-containing protein encodes MLAVLSPGQGAQKPGFLTPWLDLPGAEARLRWWSALAGVDLVHLGTAADADEIKDTARTQPLLVAAALLAAEHLPGGSPTGPRPGGLYDVAVVAGHSVGELAAASLAGALPAESAITLAAVRGREMAAACALEATGMAAVLGGDRDEVLAAIDSHGLHAANHNGAGQIVAAGASGQLEKFAAEPPARARVAVLQVAGAFHTPYMATAEEALASVAAGIIPADPNRILLSNLDGTAVDHGRELLQRLVRQVTAPVRWDLCMRTLAELGVTGVLELPPAGTLAGLVKREFKERGAPEIVTLRTPDDLPAARDLIARHGVAPRHEPTRQFRVVVSASAGTFEPAAGLAEGDLLTAGQVIGHVTTRQGPVEVAAHDAGVLTEWLAHHDDPVAPGQPLARISGSPL; translated from the coding sequence GTGCTCGCCGTACTCTCACCTGGCCAAGGGGCCCAGAAGCCTGGCTTCCTGACCCCTTGGCTCGACCTGCCCGGTGCCGAGGCCCGCCTTCGATGGTGGTCCGCGCTCGCCGGTGTCGATCTGGTCCACCTCGGCACGGCCGCCGACGCCGACGAGATCAAGGACACCGCCCGGACCCAGCCGTTGCTCGTCGCCGCCGCACTGCTCGCCGCCGAGCATCTGCCCGGTGGCTCCCCCACCGGCCCCCGCCCTGGCGGGCTCTACGACGTCGCCGTCGTCGCCGGGCACAGCGTCGGCGAACTCGCCGCCGCGTCGCTGGCCGGCGCGCTGCCGGCCGAGTCGGCGATCACCCTGGCCGCTGTCCGGGGCCGGGAGATGGCCGCCGCCTGCGCGCTCGAGGCCACCGGCATGGCCGCCGTCCTCGGTGGCGACCGTGACGAGGTGCTCGCCGCCATCGACAGTCACGGGTTGCACGCGGCCAACCACAACGGCGCCGGCCAGATCGTCGCCGCTGGCGCCAGCGGCCAGTTGGAGAAGTTCGCCGCCGAGCCACCGGCCCGGGCCCGGGTCGCGGTGCTGCAGGTGGCGGGCGCGTTCCACACCCCGTACATGGCCACCGCCGAGGAGGCGTTGGCCTCGGTCGCCGCCGGCATCATCCCGGCCGACCCCAACCGCATCCTGTTGTCCAACCTCGACGGCACCGCCGTCGACCACGGACGGGAGCTGCTGCAGCGCCTCGTCCGCCAGGTGACCGCGCCGGTGCGCTGGGACCTGTGCATGCGTACGCTGGCCGAGCTCGGCGTGACCGGGGTCCTGGAGCTCCCGCCGGCGGGGACCCTGGCCGGTCTGGTCAAGCGGGAGTTCAAGGAGCGCGGCGCGCCGGAGATCGTCACCCTGCGTACCCCCGACGACCTGCCCGCCGCCCGCGACCTGATCGCCCGGCACGGCGTCGCGCCCCGACACGAGCCCACCCGGCAGTTCCGCGTCGTGGTCTCGGCCAGTGCCGGCACCTTCGAGCCGGCCGCCGGGCTGGCCGAGGGTGACCTGCTCACCGCCGGCCAGGTCATCGGACACGTCACCACCCGGCAGGGTCCGGTCGAGGTCGCCGCGCACGACGCCGGTGTCCTCACCGAATGGCTCGCCCACCACGACGACCCGGTCGCGCCCGGCCAGCCGTTGGCCCGGATCAGCGGGTCTCCACTGTGA